The following coding sequences lie in one Thermodesulfovibrionales bacterium genomic window:
- a CDS encoding tetratricopeptide repeat protein: MTERRNYTECGIVKLMDSLPGRKKKASGYRTAGDKTSESFHEPDDRQLSSEGPAEKAGKVRHLPLLISSVSVITFIVYLSSLHNDFIKHWDDKPYVYNNPHIRSFDWDFIKWAFTDFYEANWHPLTWVSHALDYAMWGLNPVGHHLTNVIFHAANTALVVLISVRLLKLHRERVIKSGAVSCLKERGILIAGAVIGLLFGLHPIHVESVAWVAERKDLLCGLFFLLSIMMYLKYDRVVPGYSARVFPFRSKYYLLTFGFFVLALLSKPMAVSLPAVMLILDWYPLRRIQSLKSFRVALVEKIPFITLSLLSSIVTMHAQKAAMELMRVVPLSTRVLVAAKSILTYLSKLVVPINLIPYYPYPQDVSLSSVEYPLAIAGMVGITGAFLVLSRRNTLFLAAWSYYLITLLPVLGIVQVGAQSMADRYLYLPSISLFAIAGIGAAWGWIKVGAARKRRLLLQFSYLFVIATAFISLTYLTLAQIRIWRDSLVFWNYVIEKEPSTIPLAYFNRANALVEAGQLDKAFADFDEAIALNPYYYDAYNNRGSTYDQIGRLDRALDDYNKASTLNQNDPQIFVNRGLVYLKLGRAQPAIADFNRACELGDSFGCNAPRYLK; the protein is encoded by the coding sequence ATGACCGAAAGACGCAATTATACGGAGTGTGGTATTGTGAAACTTATGGATAGCCTTCCGGGGAGGAAGAAAAAGGCGTCGGGCTACCGGACCGCGGGCGACAAGACTTCAGAGTCTTTCCATGAGCCGGATGATCGGCAATTATCGAGCGAAGGACCGGCCGAAAAGGCAGGAAAGGTCAGACACCTGCCTTTGCTTATATCATCCGTTTCCGTCATAACGTTCATCGTATATCTTTCATCTCTTCATAATGACTTCATTAAGCATTGGGATGACAAACCGTATGTCTACAACAATCCGCACATTCGTTCCTTTGACTGGGATTTCATCAAATGGGCCTTTACCGATTTCTATGAGGCCAATTGGCATCCCCTCACGTGGGTGTCCCACGCCTTGGACTACGCCATGTGGGGATTGAATCCCGTCGGACATCACCTCACGAATGTCATTTTCCATGCTGCGAACACTGCTCTCGTCGTTCTGATAAGCGTACGATTGCTTAAGCTGCATCGGGAGAGGGTAATAAAGAGTGGGGCAGTCTCATGCCTGAAAGAGAGGGGCATCCTTATCGCAGGGGCTGTAATAGGGTTACTTTTTGGACTTCATCCCATTCATGTGGAATCAGTGGCATGGGTTGCTGAAAGGAAGGATCTTCTCTGCGGACTATTCTTCCTGCTCAGTATCATGATGTACCTGAAATACGATAGAGTTGTCCCCGGTTATTCGGCACGGGTATTCCCGTTTCGCTCGAAGTACTATTTGCTTACATTCGGTTTCTTTGTTCTCGCTTTGCTCAGCAAGCCGATGGCGGTTAGCCTCCCCGCCGTTATGCTGATTTTAGACTGGTACCCGCTGCGGAGAATCCAGTCTCTTAAGTCATTCCGTGTTGCATTGGTCGAGAAGATCCCTTTCATTACGCTCAGTCTTCTCTCATCGATAGTAACCATGCACGCGCAGAAGGCCGCCATGGAACTCATGAGGGTTGTGCCTTTGTCAACACGGGTACTCGTGGCGGCGAAATCGATCCTCACCTATCTCTCGAAATTGGTAGTGCCGATAAATTTAATCCCTTATTATCCATATCCCCAAGACGTATCGCTTTCGTCCGTAGAGTATCCCTTGGCGATCGCCGGTATGGTCGGGATTACCGGCGCCTTTCTGGTCCTTTCGCGGAGGAATACTTTATTTCTCGCAGCCTGGAGTTATTATCTGATAACATTGCTCCCGGTTCTCGGCATCGTTCAGGTAGGTGCACAATCGATGGCAGACAGATATCTGTATCTGCCGAGCATCAGCCTTTTTGCCATCGCAGGGATAGGAGCGGCATGGGGTTGGATAAAGGTAGGCGCCGCGAGAAAGAGGAGGCTGCTTCTTCAGTTCTCCTATCTTTTCGTAATCGCCACGGCATTCATATCCCTGACATATCTGACTCTCGCACAGATAAGGATATGGCGGGATTCTCTTGTCTTCTGGAATTACGTGATCGAAAAGGAGCCGTCAACGATCCCCCTGGCCTACTTTAACAGAGCAAACGCGCTCGTCGAAGCCGGTCAGCTCGACAAGGCGTTCGCTGACTTTGATGAGGCGATTGCGCTGAACCCATATTATTATGACGCCTATAATAACCGGGGCAGTACCTATGATCAGATAGGCCGGCTCGACAGGGCTCTCGACGATTACAACAAGGCCAGCACATTGAACCAAAATGATCCTCAGATCTTTGTCAATCGCGGGCTTGTCTATCTCAAACTCGGTAGGGCACAACCTGCCATTGCGGATTTCAACCGGGCTTGTGAATTGGGAGATTCCTTCGGCTGTAACGCACCACGATACCTCAAGTAG
- a CDS encoding RNA methyltransferase: MMKAWQDNVYFVLVEPKEPGNIGASARAIKNMGFRNLCLVSPPPEMTTEGSWFARNAHDVLDSAVIYPSVADAIKDKAIVVGTTRRRGKSRGVIMPAGEGASKIFRMAVNNKVAILFGREARGLSNEEVEECGFMLTIPSSRLQPSLNLSHAVLIIAYELFLAEPGGPEAGGGRGSHIIPQGTAAPPGLQGHGEIADLYESISVTLELLEYIPRGDRNIRKRTMANLKHFIGRAGLTDWELKTLRGLCYQIGKKVGRQ; encoded by the coding sequence ATGATGAAGGCATGGCAGGATAACGTCTATTTCGTTCTTGTAGAACCGAAGGAACCGGGCAACATTGGCGCCTCTGCCAGGGCAATAAAGAATATGGGTTTCCGGAACCTCTGTCTCGTGAGTCCTCCTCCCGAGATGACCACTGAAGGGTCGTGGTTCGCGAGAAACGCCCACGATGTTCTCGACTCGGCTGTGATCTATCCGAGCGTCGCTGATGCGATAAAGGACAAGGCAATCGTCGTCGGGACGACTCGGCGAAGGGGAAAGAGCCGTGGGGTAATCATGCCCGCAGGTGAGGGGGCATCAAAGATTTTCCGCATGGCGGTCAACAACAAGGTGGCGATCCTCTTCGGCAGGGAGGCGCGGGGGCTCTCGAACGAGGAAGTGGAGGAATGCGGATTCATGCTCACGATACCGAGCAGCAGGCTCCAGCCCTCTCTCAACCTCTCCCATGCGGTGCTGATCATCGCCTACGAGCTTTTCCTCGCGGAGCCGGGCGGGCCAGAGGCGGGAGGCGGCCGGGGTTCCCACATCATCCCTCAGGGGACCGCCGCCCCGCCCGGCCTGCAAGGACACGGAGAGATCGCGGATCTCTATGAGAGCATTTCCGTGACGCTCGAATTGCTTGAATATATCCCGAGGGGTGACAGAAACATAAGGAAAAGGACCATGGCGAATCTGAAGCATTTCATCGGCAGGGCAGGGCTCACGGACTGGGAGCTAAAGACGCTCCGCGGTCTCTGCTATCAGATCGGGAAGAAGGTAGGCAGGCAATGA
- a CDS encoding histone deacetylase, with protein MDRVGFVYDDILLKHEPPPWHPEKKDRLIRILRALKASNLWDRIVPIKPRKASYDDLALVHTPGYIEKMKTFTGECLDMDTFVSEGSLEAALYAAGSVIEAVERCRAGDIERAFCAVRPPGHHAEADEAMGFCIFNNIAVGARHAQRAGFEKVFIVDFDAHHGNGTQHIFEESDSVFFFSTHQYPYYPETGKDSERGKGRGEGYTYNIPILKGSGNKDYLYVYQDILPGLIRRFAPDIVLVSAGYDIHARDPHADIRVTDEGIRGIVRSILTSSSGPVVFTLEGGYDLSALEESVKITIEEMQKN; from the coding sequence ATGGACCGCGTCGGATTTGTCTATGATGACATTTTGCTGAAGCACGAACCCCCGCCGTGGCACCCAGAAAAGAAAGACCGGCTCATCCGCATCCTGAGGGCACTGAAAGCCTCAAACCTATGGGATCGCATCGTTCCGATAAAACCGCGCAAGGCCAGCTACGACGACCTTGCCCTCGTGCATACCCCCGGGTATATCGAGAAGATGAAGACCTTTACGGGAGAATGTCTGGATATGGATACCTTTGTTTCAGAAGGCAGTCTGGAGGCCGCGCTCTATGCTGCGGGCTCCGTCATCGAGGCCGTAGAGAGGTGCAGGGCTGGTGATATCGAGAGGGCCTTCTGCGCTGTCCGGCCTCCCGGACATCATGCCGAGGCAGACGAGGCGATGGGCTTCTGCATCTTCAACAACATCGCCGTCGGCGCTCGGCACGCTCAGCGGGCCGGTTTTGAGAAGGTCTTCATCGTCGACTTCGACGCCCACCACGGAAACGGGACACAGCATATCTTTGAAGAGAGCGATTCGGTCTTTTTTTTCAGCACCCATCAATACCCGTACTATCCGGAAACCGGGAAGGACTCGGAACGGGGGAAAGGCAGGGGCGAGGGATATACCTACAACATCCCGATACTGAAGGGTTCGGGGAATAAGGACTACCTCTATGTTTACCAGGACATCCTCCCCGGGCTCATCAGGAGGTTCGCGCCAGATATCGTTCTCGTCTCGGCGGGCTATGACATCCATGCGCGCGACCCCCACGCTGACATTCGGGTTACCGATGAGGGCATCAGAGGCATTGTGCGGAGCATCCTCACTTCCTCATCGGGCCCTGTCGTTTTCACCCTTGAGGGCGGCTATGACCTTTCCGCTCTTGAAGAGTCTGTGAAGATCACCATCGAAGAGATGCAGAAGAACTAA
- the speB gene encoding agmatinase, translating into MSEEPPFNFCGLADEFTTIGNSAIVMLPVPFDETSTWIKGADKGPDAIIEASRHLELYDRETDTEVYRKGIFTDRAIVTAGSEPMIEEVFRRTSELLQQEKFVVTVGGEHSISIGAVRAHAALHEKMAVLHLDAHADLRDTYEGSRYNHACTVARIQETVETVISVGIRSMDSSERTKLDEKRVFYADYIHGANGWIGEVLAVLPRRVYVTIDLDVFDPGIMPSTGTPEPGGLDWYQVLRLLRTVSQEKVITGFDVVELCPSADRAPDFLAAKLIYKLLSYSFA; encoded by the coding sequence ATGTCTGAAGAGCCTCCCTTCAACTTTTGCGGCCTCGCTGACGAATTTACCACGATCGGAAATTCAGCTATTGTCATGCTGCCCGTGCCCTTTGATGAAACGAGCACCTGGATCAAGGGAGCGGACAAGGGCCCAGACGCGATCATCGAAGCCTCCCGTCACCTCGAACTCTATGACAGGGAAACCGATACCGAGGTATACCGGAAGGGCATCTTCACGGACCGGGCGATCGTGACGGCAGGCTCTGAACCGATGATCGAAGAGGTCTTCCGGAGAACATCCGAACTGCTTCAGCAGGAGAAATTTGTTGTCACGGTCGGAGGCGAACATTCGATCTCGATAGGCGCGGTTAGGGCTCACGCGGCCCTTCATGAGAAGATGGCGGTCCTGCACCTCGATGCACACGCTGATCTGCGGGATACGTATGAAGGTTCCCGATACAATCATGCCTGTACGGTCGCACGCATACAGGAGACGGTGGAGACGGTGATATCCGTGGGAATACGGAGCATGGACTCCTCAGAGCGCACGAAGCTTGATGAAAAGAGAGTCTTCTATGCGGACTATATCCACGGAGCAAATGGCTGGATTGGAGAGGTGCTTGCGGTTCTTCCCCGGCGCGTCTACGTGACGATCGACCTTGACGTGTTCGACCCGGGGATCATGCCGTCCACCGGAACGCCGGAGCCGGGCGGGCTCGACTGGTATCAGGTCCTGAGACTCTTAAGGACTGTGTCCCAGGAAAAGGTCATTACCGGGTTCGATGTGGTCGAACTCTGCCCATCGGCAGACAGGGCCCCGGATTTTCTTGCCGCCAAGCTCATCTACAAGTTGTTGAGCTATTCGTTCGCTTGA
- a CDS encoding arginine decarboxylase, pyruvoyl-dependent, producing MTPRKAFLTKGVGVHKDKLSSFEVALRNAGIEKCNLVYVSSILPPHCKIIPKGRGLKLLLPGQVTFCVMARNETNEPNRLISAAVGVAMPKDRVNYGYLSEHHAFGETSKISGDYAEDLAATMLATTLGISFDPNRAWNARKKDYRASGHIFKTTHICQSAEGDKNGLWTTVVAATVFIIDQDV from the coding sequence ATGACCCCGAGGAAGGCTTTCCTGACGAAGGGAGTCGGCGTTCACAAGGACAAGCTCTCTTCCTTTGAGGTCGCGCTGAGGAATGCGGGGATCGAGAAATGCAATCTCGTTTATGTCTCGAGCATCCTCCCGCCCCACTGTAAAATCATACCGAAGGGTCGGGGCCTCAAACTCCTCTTGCCGGGGCAGGTGACCTTCTGCGTCATGGCGAGGAACGAAACGAATGAGCCGAACAGGCTCATATCAGCAGCGGTCGGCGTTGCGATGCCGAAGGACCGCGTCAACTACGGGTACCTTTCGGAGCACCATGCGTTCGGGGAGACGTCAAAGATATCCGGAGATTATGCCGAAGATCTTGCGGCGACGATGCTCGCGACGACGCTCGGCATCTCCTTCGATCCGAACCGGGCCTGGAACGCCAGGAAAAAAGACTACCGGGCGAGCGGCCATATCTTCAAGACAACCCATATCTGTCAGTCGGCGGAGGGTGACAAGAATGGGCTCTGGACGACGGTCGTAGCAGCAACGGTCTTCATCATCGATCAGGATGTCTGA
- a CDS encoding deoxyhypusine synthase → MSKKKLLKKTVAHIDIKAFDATPVIAQFENTAFQAKNLSRACEIYEKMLKDRDCAVILCLSGSLFSAGLKKIVHDMVENNMVDAIISTGAIIVDQDFFEAIGFRHYQGSPRSNDDELFKLGIDRIYDTFIDEDELRECDLTVKRIADGLPPQAYSSREFIAFMGKFLDTRRKGDGSVVWAAFKKQVPIFVPAFSDSSAGFGLVLHQWERKNEPKVAIDSVKDFLELTKIKIASKSTGLLMIGGGVPKNFAQDVTVSAEILGKESGMHKYAVQITVADERDGGLSGSTLKEAHSWGKVDDVYEQMVFSEATLAFPLLASYAYHKGSWKKRGARRLNRLFAEEGL, encoded by the coding sequence ATGAGCAAGAAGAAGCTTCTGAAAAAGACCGTCGCCCATATAGATATTAAGGCGTTCGACGCGACTCCCGTCATTGCGCAGTTCGAAAACACCGCCTTTCAGGCGAAGAATCTCTCGCGCGCCTGTGAAATCTACGAGAAGATGCTGAAGGACAGGGACTGTGCGGTGATACTCTGCCTTTCCGGTTCGCTCTTCAGCGCCGGGCTGAAGAAGATCGTCCATGACATGGTCGAGAACAACATGGTTGATGCCATCATATCGACGGGTGCGATCATCGTTGATCAGGATTTCTTCGAGGCCATCGGATTCAGGCACTACCAGGGATCCCCCCGCAGCAACGACGACGAGCTCTTCAAGCTGGGCATCGACAGGATATACGATACCTTTATCGACGAGGACGAGTTGAGGGAATGTGACCTGACCGTCAAGAGGATAGCCGACGGACTCCCGCCGCAGGCATACTCGTCGCGGGAGTTCATAGCCTTCATGGGGAAATTCCTCGACACCCGACGCAAGGGCGATGGTTCCGTTGTCTGGGCGGCGTTCAAAAAGCAGGTGCCGATATTCGTTCCGGCCTTTTCTGATTCGAGCGCCGGGTTCGGACTCGTGCTTCATCAGTGGGAAAGAAAGAATGAGCCGAAGGTGGCGATCGATTCTGTGAAAGACTTCCTGGAGCTGACGAAGATCAAGATCGCCTCGAAGAGTACGGGGCTGCTCATGATCGGCGGCGGCGTACCGAAGAACTTCGCCCAGGATGTGACGGTCTCGGCCGAGATCCTGGGGAAAGAATCAGGCATGCATAAATACGCCGTTCAGATTACCGTTGCCGATGAAAGGGACGGGGGCCTCTCCGGTTCGACCCTGAAAGAGGCACATTCGTGGGGGAAGGTCGACGACGTCTATGAACAGATGGTCTTCTCGGAGGCGACACTCGCCTTTCCGCTCCTCGCGAGCTACGCTTACCACAAGGGAAGCTGGAAGAAACGCGGCGCACGAAGGCTGAACCGGCTGTTCGCGGAGGAAGGCCTGTGA
- a CDS encoding HD domain-containing phosphohydrolase has product MSETGEIEGNILIVDDDPSVLDFISSALMAFHYPVICSKNAGEALALLQRNAVVAVLSDIRMPGVSGLGLIERIHDINPEIPVILMTGYAEVDTAIEAINKGAFSFLLKPFKTDYLIRAVEKALKYHRMAEAEKDYRVMLEDTVLRRTRELAETATMASSLSVEIIERLSAIAEFRDSATGAHVSRIGLYSAKIAEAMGMYRDFVEKIGLASSLHDIGKIGIPDNILLKPGLLTEEEFEIIKRHTTIGAKMLSGSADKTLQMAESIALNHHESWCGEGYPRGLKGVTIPVEGRIVRLADEYDALRSKRPYKLPLNHGDAFRVITEGDGRTSPEHFDPDVFKAFILMAPFFDEVFTAHQDKHSSRR; this is encoded by the coding sequence ATGAGTGAAACAGGAGAAATAGAAGGAAACATTCTCATCGTCGACGACGACCCCTCAGTTCTCGACTTTATCTCGTCGGCGCTCATGGCATTTCATTATCCTGTCATCTGTTCCAAGAACGCGGGAGAGGCGCTGGCCCTCTTGCAGCGTAACGCGGTTGTTGCTGTATTGAGCGATATCCGGATGCCCGGTGTTTCCGGCCTTGGACTCATTGAACGGATCCATGACATCAACCCCGAGATACCGGTCATCTTAATGACCGGATACGCGGAAGTGGATACGGCGATCGAGGCGATAAACAAAGGGGCCTTCAGTTTTCTCCTGAAGCCATTCAAGACGGATTATCTTATCCGCGCCGTCGAGAAGGCGCTCAAGTACCACCGGATGGCTGAGGCTGAAAAGGATTACCGGGTCATGCTTGAAGATACCGTGCTGCGAAGGACCCGGGAATTGGCCGAGACGGCGACGATGGCGAGTAGTCTGAGTGTCGAGATCATAGAACGTCTGTCCGCAATTGCCGAATTCCGGGATAGCGCAACGGGAGCCCATGTTTCACGAATCGGCCTCTATTCGGCCAAGATAGCCGAGGCCATGGGTATGTATCGGGATTTCGTCGAAAAAATCGGACTCGCAAGTTCTCTCCACGATATCGGAAAGATAGGGATACCCGACAATATCCTCCTGAAGCCTGGCCTGCTCACGGAGGAGGAGTTCGAGATCATAAAGAGGCATACCACGATAGGCGCTAAAATGCTGAGCGGTTCAGCGGACAAGACGCTCCAGATGGCTGAGTCGATCGCGTTAAACCATCATGAAAGCTGGTGCGGTGAAGGGTATCCGAGGGGATTGAAGGGGGTCACGATACCGGTGGAAGGCCGCATAGTCAGGCTCGCTGACGAGTATGATGCACTGAGGTCCAAGAGGCCGTATAAACTTCCCCTGAATCACGGGGATGCTTTCAGGGTGATAACAGAGGGGGATGGACGGACAAGCCCGGAACACTTCGATCCCGACGTTTTCAAGGCATTTATCTTGATGGCGCCATTTTTCGACGAGGTATTTACGGCGCATCAGGACAAACATTCATCCCGACGATAG
- a CDS encoding tetratricopeptide repeat protein: MGKPPGKEGRASGRQNSGDTPIESSGKAGKRRSSGERFLGGERNTPYLVAAAVSLVTFLMYLFCLKNDLLSWDDDEYITNNPIIRSFDFALIKSAFLEFRAANWHPLTWISHALDYTVWGLNPLGHHLTNNLLHAANTFLVVVLVTKLVKAYRETAKSKDSTLGFTDRGALIIAGVTGLLFGIHPLHVESVAWVAERKDLLCGLFFLLSLLMYTRYVSSKEPRGGIATPFLSGKYLSALGFFIPALLSKPMAVSLPAVLLILDWYPFRRIESGKTFGIALFQKLPFVALSLLSSIVTLLAQKAAGATLLTEHVPLTWRMLVAGKAIVSYLLKMVFPLNLMPIYPYPRDIEPSSFEYSIPLIIIACIQAACFMTMKRHKLWLSVWSYYVVTLLPVLGLVQVGGQAMADRYTYLPSLGPFLVVGSAVAWIFSRVNLTGIKASLISGLLGAVAVSVLFVTMSYLTIEQMSIWRNDIDLWTYVIEKAPVGSTYAYFKRGKAFADRGQPDKALADYDTIVSLEPYHADVYFSRGLLFAKMRRFDKAIEQYSQAILWNQYGAGSNVGREFYFLYRGLAYLELGQVPPAISDFRRACDSGSQPACNNLKSLESSGYSTR; encoded by the coding sequence ATGGGTAAGCCTCCGGGGAAAGAAGGAAGAGCATCAGGGCGTCAGAACAGCGGCGATACCCCTATTGAATCGTCAGGCAAAGCGGGTAAGAGGCGGTCATCGGGAGAAAGATTCCTCGGCGGAGAGAGAAATACTCCTTATTTGGTTGCGGCGGCTGTTTCCCTTGTGACCTTTCTCATGTACCTCTTTTGTCTGAAGAATGACCTCCTCTCATGGGACGATGATGAGTATATCACGAATAATCCAATTATCCGTTCATTCGATTTCGCCCTGATCAAGTCGGCATTTCTCGAGTTCCGCGCTGCCAACTGGCATCCTCTCACGTGGATTTCGCATGCCCTCGATTACACGGTTTGGGGGCTGAACCCTCTGGGTCATCATCTCACGAATAACCTCTTGCACGCGGCAAACACATTTCTCGTGGTAGTTCTCGTGACGAAGCTTGTGAAGGCGTATCGGGAGACGGCGAAGTCAAAGGACTCGACCCTGGGTTTCACAGACCGGGGGGCGTTGATAATCGCAGGGGTAACCGGCTTATTGTTCGGCATCCACCCTCTCCATGTGGAATCGGTGGCGTGGGTCGCCGAGCGGAAGGATCTCCTCTGTGGCCTCTTCTTCCTGCTCAGTCTCCTGATGTATACGAGATATGTGAGCTCGAAGGAGCCGCGCGGCGGTATCGCCACTCCTTTTCTTTCTGGGAAATACCTCTCTGCCCTTGGTTTCTTCATCCCGGCACTCTTGAGCAAACCGATGGCGGTCAGCCTTCCGGCAGTCTTGCTGATTCTCGATTGGTATCCTTTCAGGAGAATAGAGTCCGGAAAGACATTCGGAATAGCCCTTTTTCAGAAACTCCCCTTCGTTGCGCTTTCCCTTCTTTCATCGATAGTGACTCTCCTTGCACAAAAGGCTGCGGGGGCGACGCTGTTGACTGAACATGTGCCACTGACCTGGCGAATGCTTGTAGCGGGGAAGGCCATCGTCAGTTATCTTCTCAAGATGGTCTTTCCTCTCAATTTGATGCCGATTTACCCTTACCCACGTGACATCGAACCGTCGTCTTTCGAGTATTCCATTCCTCTGATAATCATCGCCTGCATCCAGGCAGCCTGTTTCATGACCATGAAGCGTCACAAGCTATGGTTATCGGTCTGGAGCTATTATGTGGTGACCTTGCTGCCGGTGCTCGGTCTTGTTCAGGTGGGGGGACAGGCGATGGCGGACAGGTATACCTATCTGCCAAGCCTGGGGCCATTCCTTGTCGTCGGATCTGCGGTTGCGTGGATCTTTTCAAGGGTAAATCTGACGGGGATAAAGGCGAGTCTGATTTCAGGTCTCCTCGGTGCTGTCGCAGTATCCGTTCTGTTTGTCACCATGTCATACCTGACTATCGAGCAGATGAGTATATGGAGGAATGACATCGATCTCTGGACCTATGTCATTGAGAAGGCACCTGTTGGCAGTACCTATGCCTACTTCAAAAGGGGGAAGGCGTTTGCTGACAGGGGACAACCTGATAAGGCATTGGCTGATTACGATACGATAGTCTCATTGGAGCCCTACCATGCGGATGTCTATTTCAGTCGGGGTCTCCTTTTCGCCAAGATGAGGCGATTCGATAAGGCGATTGAACAGTACAGCCAGGCGATTCTGTGGAATCAGTATGGTGCCGGCAGCAACGTCGGCCGAGAATTCTATTTTCTTTACCGGGGGCTTGCGTACCTTGAACTGGGTCAAGTTCCACCGGCCATTTCAGACTTCAGGAGAGCATGTGACTCTGGAAGTCAACCGGCTTGTAATAATCTGAAATCTCTCGAGTCCTCAGGGTATTCGACAAGATAA